AAGCGAACACATCCACATATTGCCTGCGTCACGTTGGTCAAGCATTCTAGTTCGCAGTTTTCCTGGTTATAGATGTTAAAGTAGCGAAGGTAACGCTCGTGATTGAAGAAACACTGACGCTTCTCCCAGCTAAAATCGGCGGCCGATTGGGAAGTGATCATCATTTGAGGCTTCAACGCGATCGAGATCTCGTGACCAAAGGGAATGCGCATGTTGCGCATCGACACCTGCGGGTACTCGCCCGGGTCATGAATCataagcttgtacccttgcgagAATCCCTATGGAAAGGGATGAAGAGGGTTAGTATTTAAGTAGTTCTGCAGTGAGCATGGCATCTGCCGTCTGTATGGTATACCGTGCACATGTAGTCCACATCTTCCTTGATTTGTCGCAGGAACAATGTAAGCCCAGCATGCAGACCTGCACCTCGTGCGTACAGTGGGGCCAATGTTTCATTTTCCGAAAATGAGAACCAACTCTCCGTGTACGTATAGTCCGCGTGGAGTGAGCTTTTGCGAAAGATGTCCTCTTCCGGCATCATGTTGAAGGTGTAACAGAAACCCTCCTCGGTGAGCGTCTCTTTCAAATGTTCTCCACAAATTGTGTACTGGTTGCAGTACTGACACAACCCAAGTGTACCGTGGCGTGACAAGGACATGTTTTTCAGCATGCCAACGACGTCCTCATCCGTTTCGTTTAAGTACTGCAACAAGTTATATTTTGAATGAAACAACGTGTTGCACAACTGAGCGACGGCTTTCAACTGATCGATGCTAGTGATAAACGAGAACAAAAACTCTTTACCCGTGGATATCCACCCATTTTGAGATAGCATTATATGGGATTACTTACGACTCGCGGTCGGATGTTCCGTTAATGTAATTGTAATCTTCCAGCAGTGCGTTCATTTCGGCTGTGAAATTAAGCGTTTTTGTGTGCACCTTTGTCTCGGGACAGATAGTAATTGCGGGGAAGTGAATATCCCAA
This genomic interval from Anopheles merus strain MAF chromosome 3L, AmerM5.1, whole genome shotgun sequence contains the following:
- the LOC121598971 gene encoding pickpocket protein 28-like: MPTFRRRLGRSVRVEVFREYCANSSIHGVRYFDRDERTTCERFWWLVVFLLSMLGCCVMIYKTYVKWNQAPIIVTFSEKTTPVWDIHFPAITICPETKVHTKTLNFTAEMNALLEDYNYINGTSDRESIDQLKAVAQLCNTLFHSKYNLLQYLNETDEDVVGMLKNMSLSRHGTLGLCQYCNQYTICGEHLKETLTEEGFCYTFNMMPEEDIFRKSSLHADYTYTESWFSFSENETLAPLYARGAGLHAGLTLFLRQIKEDVDYMCTGFSQGYKLMIHDPGEYPQVSMRNMRIPFGHEISIALKPQMMITSQSAADFSWEKRQCFFNHERYLRYFNIYNQENCELECLTNVTQAICGCVRFSMPRSNDTKVCPLSMFHCMSDVKWIVYDIDDPERPVNEEITAMVDRCNCLPACSSISYDVETTQTTLDLEKFLRVNHEYDRSDKFYITTIAIYFKESYFITSKRSELYGWVDFLANCGGLLGLFMGVSILSLLELCYYITIRPFSVRSKIASIEKRDTNEVQNVMLPVITKRE